The nucleotide window CTTGCGGTCGCGGTCGTCGCCGCAGCCTTCGGTCAGCCCCAGCATGTCGGCGATGCGCGCGTAGCGCCCCTTGACGAAGGGGTAGCGGTATTGCGGCATCAGCCCCTGCTTGGTGGGGGTGTCGGTGGCGTTGTACTCGATGACGTGCGAAAGCAGCAGCGCGTTGGCAAGGCCGTGCGGCATGTGGAACGCCGCCCCCAGCTTGTGGGCCATGGAATGGCACACGCCCAGGAAGGCGTTGGCAAAGGCCATGCCCGCAATGGTGCCCGCGTAGTGCATCTTTTCGCGGGCCATCACGTCGCGCGCGCCTTCGGTGTACGCCCGGCGCAGGTACTTGAAGACCAGCCGGACGGCCTCCAGCGCGTTGCCGTCGCTGAAGTTGTTGGCATAGGTGGAGGTAAAGGCCTCCACCGCGTGGGTCAGGGCGTCCAGCCCGGAATGCGCGGTAAGCGTCCTCGGCATGTCCATGACGAATTCCGGGTCCACGATGGCCATGTCCGGCGTCAGTGCGTAGTCGGCGATGGGGTACTTCATGCCCGTGGCGTCGTCGGTGATCACCGCAAAGGGCGTCACCTCCGACCCGGTGCCCGACGTGGTGGGCACCGCCACCATCACGGCCTTCTTGCCCAGTTCCGGAAAGGCGTAGACCCGCTTGCGGATGTCCATGAAGCGCAGGGATATTTCCTCGAACTTCAGGTCCGGCTGCTCGTACATCAGCCACATGATCTTGGCCGCGTCCATGGGCGACCCGCCGCCGAGCGCGATGAACATGTCCGGCTGGAAGGCGCGGACGGAATCGAGTGCGGCGTAGGTGCTCGAAAGGTCGGGGTCGGGTTTCACGTCGCTGAACACCCGGTACTGGATGCCCAGTTTTTCCAGCACGCCCGTCACCTTGCCCACGTGGCCCAGGTCTTCCATGGTGCGGTCGGTGACGATGAAGGCGCGCTTTCTGTCGCGCATGTCTTCCAGCGCCAGGCGCAGCGCCCCCATCTTGAAGTAGATTTTCGGGGGCACCCGGAACCACAGCATGTTCTCGCGCCGTTCGGCCACGGTCTTCACGTTCATGAGATGCTTCACCCCGATGTTTTCGCTGACGGAATTGCCGCCCCACGAACCGCAGCCCAGCGTCAGCGAGGGTGCCAGCTCGAAGTTGTACACGTCGCCGATGGCCCCTTGCGACGAGGGCATGTTGATGAGCGTGCGCCCGGTGGTCAGCACGTTCTGGAAGTGGATGATGCGCTCGCGGTTGGCCTCGTCGGTGTACAGCACGGAGGTGTGCCCGGCCCCGCCCAGTTCCACCAGGCGCTGGGCCATGTCCACGGCGGCGGCGAAGTCGGGCGCGCGGTAGAAGCCCAGCACTGGGGAAAGCTTTTCGTGCGCGAACGGGTCCAGCGGGTCGATGGCCTCGCGCTCCGCGATGAGGACCTTGGTTGCCGCTGGCACGGTGATGCCCGCCATGGCCGCTATTTCCACCGCAGGGCGGCCCACGATGGCCGCGTTGAGCTTGCCGTCGGTGAACACCACGCCTGCCAGGGCCTCCGCCTCTTGCGGTGTGGCAAAGTGGCAGCCGCGCACGGCGAATTCCGCCTTCACCGCGTCCGCCGCCGCATCTTCCACGATCACCGCCTGTTCGGATGCGCAGATCATCCCGTTGTCGAAGGTTTTCGACAGGATGATGGAGTTCACCGCCATCTTCACGTTGGCGGTGGCGTCCACCACCACCGGGGTGTTGCCCGCGCCCACGCCGATGGCGGGCTTGCCCGAGCTGTAGGCGGCATGCACCATGCCCGGCCCGCCGGTGGCAAGAATCAGCGATACGCCCCGGTGCTGCATGAGCTGGCGGGTGGTGTCGGGCGTGGGCGCTTCCACCCAGCCGATGACC belongs to Nitratidesulfovibrio sp. and includes:
- the adhE gene encoding bifunctional acetaldehyde-CoA/alcohol dehydrogenase, yielding MSKKPNAQSQGPAATPGATAQNAISPNNIPVDDIVTCVNAAQRAYATFTQQQVDAVFHAAAAAATAQRIHLARMAVQETGMGILEDKVIKNHFASEYIYNKYKDEKTCGVIRDDPAYGYREVAAPIGVIAGIIPTTNPTSTTIFKALLALKTRNGIIFAPHPRAAKCTIEAARIVHEAAVAAGAPRGVIGWVEAPTPDTTRQLMQHRGVSLILATGGPGMVHAAYSSGKPAIGVGAGNTPVVVDATANVKMAVNSIILSKTFDNGMICASEQAVIVEDAAADAVKAEFAVRGCHFATPQEAEALAGVVFTDGKLNAAIVGRPAVEIAAMAGITVPAATKVLIAEREAIDPLDPFAHEKLSPVLGFYRAPDFAAAVDMAQRLVELGGAGHTSVLYTDEANRERIIHFQNVLTTGRTLINMPSSQGAIGDVYNFELAPSLTLGCGSWGGNSVSENIGVKHLMNVKTVAERRENMLWFRVPPKIYFKMGALRLALEDMRDRKRAFIVTDRTMEDLGHVGKVTGVLEKLGIQYRVFSDVKPDPDLSSTYAALDSVRAFQPDMFIALGGGSPMDAAKIMWLMYEQPDLKFEEISLRFMDIRKRVYAFPELGKKAVMVAVPTTSGTGSEVTPFAVITDDATGMKYPIADYALTPDMAIVDPEFVMDMPRTLTAHSGLDALTHAVEAFTSTYANNFSDGNALEAVRLVFKYLRRAYTEGARDVMAREKMHYAGTIAGMAFANAFLGVCHSMAHKLGAAFHMPHGLANALLLSHVIEYNATDTPTKQGLMPQYRYPFVKGRYARIADMLGLTEGCGDDRDRKVARLVQAIETLKADLNVPGSLREAGIAEADFLERVDLLAEQAFDDQCTGGNPRYPLIAEIRELYLKAYYGAPLASLASEKVK